In Sphingobium sp. Cam5-1, the following proteins share a genomic window:
- a CDS encoding SDR family NAD(P)-dependent oxidoreductase: MAVLDGKVALVTGASGGIGRQIAVALAQSGARIVAHYSSRRESAEQTAAAVREVGGDAVIVQADLSHSEGVRQLFQQFDEQAGGRLDILVNNAGAGRTSPITTIDEEEIDSMYRVNFKSPILVTQQALKRFNDGGAIVNISSMSGLMAQPPGFAYAMSKAAVNSFTVSMAVELAPRNIRVNAVAPGPVDTDLINGYRDSEEAMRMFKSMAALGRIGTADDIAQIVLFLASPASGWLTGQIIQASGGMRL, encoded by the coding sequence ATGGCTGTATTGGACGGGAAGGTTGCGTTGGTGACCGGCGCCTCGGGAGGCATTGGTCGGCAGATCGCCGTTGCCCTGGCGCAAAGCGGCGCGCGGATTGTCGCGCACTATTCTTCGCGCCGCGAAAGCGCCGAACAGACGGCAGCCGCAGTGCGCGAAGTGGGCGGCGATGCCGTGATTGTGCAGGCGGACCTCAGCCATTCCGAAGGGGTGAGGCAGCTGTTCCAGCAGTTTGATGAACAGGCCGGAGGGCGGCTTGATATTCTGGTCAATAATGCTGGCGCGGGACGAACCTCTCCAATCACCACGATCGATGAAGAAGAAATCGACAGCATGTATCGGGTGAACTTCAAGTCGCCGATACTGGTCACCCAACAGGCGTTGAAGCGCTTCAATGATGGCGGCGCGATCGTCAATATTTCCTCGATGAGCGGACTGATGGCGCAGCCCCCCGGCTTTGCCTATGCCATGAGCAAGGCGGCGGTGAATTCGTTCACGGTTTCGATGGCGGTAGAGCTTGCGCCGCGTAATATTCGGGTCAATGCTGTCGCCCCTGGACCGGTCGATACCGACCTCATCAACGGCTATCGGGACAGTGAGGAGGCAATGCGCATGTTCAAAAGCATGGCCGCGCTTGGCCGCATCGGCACCGCCGACGACATTGCGCAGATCGTCCTCTTCCTCGCATCCCCCGCCTCCGGCTGGCTCACCGGACAGATTATTCAGGCAAGCGGCGGCATGAGATTGTAA